One region of Juglans regia cultivar Chandler chromosome 4, Walnut 2.0, whole genome shotgun sequence genomic DNA includes:
- the LOC108998396 gene encoding uncharacterized protein LOC108998396, translating to MDMEGHLEAGQSWTELYIMRLFWRFFQILAMSMEKESSGHNPVIIRFQREVCRYGPTPFRFQNMWCTHPDFRKCVVEAWRDDVQGSGLVRLAAKLKRTKLAIRYWNRQVFGRVDHMIKQLQERKEGLEVQLQGGYSSEIEEDFFLTKLELEAWEKREEIRIAQQAKKKWLVEGDNNTKLFHAFVNQRRKRSFISSLSLSDGEVLESPETVHEGDVRYFHAFLTGVGPNERANIGAIIFPVISEEEILVLCSAPTEVEEVLSRLIKKDFEEGKIGAFHHPRGVPLVSHLLYADDILIFANGKKRSIRRLIKTLKRYEDWSGQLISKEKSNLFLSRRIAYTRRRNLLQMIGFVEGVFPATYLGVPLVSGRLTARTLEPLNGKGKRKGCSWSNCCKPIYEGGLGIRDLVEVEKSLHMKFVWRMLTVDNLWTIFFKARYLKNGQHLREVNPNKGSRFWRSIMRFVPEVLDYVRCKIKEGKSSFWFDRWIASSLLCAQVQSVPNNKLQVRKCWDRDGWNVNMLLELLVEEKANVVMSSGLSCKEGIDIPIWEPSIDGKFNTASAWEVVRDHREENLMLKWFWNPLLPKRVSICMWKAWFACHPVDMCIQSVGIQLASRCNCCQNGKVKSLDHVLCSGSIAQEVWKKAGVALGINCMPTSTWKARIILWLNCARRASQYGMLVGLLLSLITWKLWGCRCKACMESIYESLSAVWREVKYWLRAISENMNGGAPPSRTDIQVLRALDIPT from the exons atggacatGGAGGGTCATCTAGAAGCCGGGCAAAGCTGGACCGAGCTCTATATAATGCGGCTCTTTTGGAGATTTTTCCAGATACTTGCTATGAGTATGGAAAAAGAGTCTTCGGGTCATAATCCTGTGATCATTCGGTTTCAAAGGGAGGTTTGTAGATATGGACCTACACCTTTTAGATTCCAGAATATGTGGTGTACGCATCCTGATTTTCGGAAGTGTGTGGTGGAAGCTTGGAGGGATGATGTTCAGGGATCGGGTTTAGTTCGTTTAGCGGCCAAGCTCAAACGAACTAAGTTGGCCATTCGATACTGGAATCGGCAGGTCTTTGGGCGTGTTGATCACATGATTAAGCAACTGCAAGAGCGTAAGGAAGGATTGGAGGTCCAACTTCAGGGAGGGTATTCATCAGAAATAGAGGAAGATTTTTTTCTAACGAAATTAGAGTTGGAAGCctgggaaaagagagaggaaattcGTATAGCTCAGCAAGCTAAGAAGAAATGGTTAGTGGAAGGGGATAATAATACTAAATTGTTTCATGCTTTTGTGAATCAAAGGAGGAAAAGGTCCTTTATTTCATCATTGTCACTGTCGGATGGGGAAGTTCTTGAGTCTCCCGAAACTGTTCATGAGGGTGATGTGCGTTACTTTCATGCCTTTTTAACTGGTGTAGGGCCTAATGAAAGAGCAAATATAGGTGCTATTATTTTTCCTGTCATTTCTGAGGAAGAAATTTTGGTTTTATGTAGTGCGCCCACGGAGGTGGAG GAAGTTCTTTCTCGTCTTATTAAGAAGGATTTTGAGGAGGGAAAGATAGGGGCTTTCCATCATCCCCGTGGGGTGCCATTGGTGTCGCATCTTCTCTATGCAGatgacattttaatttttgcaaaTGGGAAAAAGAGGTCTATTCGAAGGCTTATCAAAACTCTAAAGAGGTATGAGGACTGGTCGGGGCAGTTAATTAGCAAGGAGAAGTCTAATCTTTTTTTGTCTCGGCGTATTGCTTATACTAGAAGGCGCAATTTATTACAGATGATAGGTTTTGTTGAAGGAGTTTTCCCTGCCACTTATCTTGGTGTTCCTCTGGTTTCGGGACGGTTAACTGCTCGAACATTAGAACCGCTA AATGGTAAAGGGAAAAGGAAAGGGTGTTCCTGGTCTAATTGTTGTAAGCCTATTTATGAGGGAGGATTGGGAATTAGAGATCTTGTTGAAGTGGAAAAATCTCTGCATATGAAGTTTGTGTGGCGCATGTTGACAGTTGATAACTTGTGGACTATATTCTTTAAGGCCAGGTATTTGAAAAATGGCCAACATTTACGGGAGGTCAATCCAAATAAGGGCTCTCGGTTTTGGAGGTCTATTATGCGTTTTGTGCCTGAAGTGCTAGATTATGTTCGATGTAAGATTAAGGAAGGAAAATCCTCTTTCTGGTTTGATCGTTGGATAGCATCGAGTCTACTATGTGCACAGGTTCAGAGTGTGCCAAATAATAAGCTGCAGGTTCGGAAGTGTTGGGATAGAGATGGGTGGAATGTTAACATGTTACTGGAGTTGTTGGTAGAAGAAAAGGCTAATGTAGTGATGAGCTCAGGTTTATCTTGTAAGGAAGGGATTGATATTCCCATCTGGGAGCCGTCGATAGATGGTAAGTTTAATACGGCAAGTGCTTGGGAGGTTGTTCGCGATCATAGAGAGGAGAATCTGATGTTAAAATGGTTTTGGAATCCTCTGCTCCCGAAGCGTGTTTCTATTTGTATGTGGAAAGCTTGGTTTGCTTGTCATCCGGTTGATATGTGCATACAATCAGTGGGAATTCAGTTAGCGTCAAGGTGTAATTGCTGTCAGAATGGAAAAGTTAAGTCTTTAGACCATGTTCTTTGCTCGGGATCAATTGCTCAGGAGGTTTGGAAAAAAGCAGGGGTGGCTTTGGGAATTAACTGTATGCCTACATCTACATGGAAAGCCCGAATTATTTTATGGCTGAATTGTGCACGTCGTGCATCACAATATGGGATGTTGGTTGGTCTGCTTCTGAGCCTGATCACTTGGAAGTTATGGGGGTGTAGATGTAAGGCTTGTATGGAGTCTATTTATGAATCGCTGAGTGCAGTTTGGAGGGAAGTGAAATACTGGTTGCGGGCAATCTCAGAGAATATGAATGGAGGGGCTCCTCCATCCCGAACGGATATTCAAGTTCTTCGTGCTTTGGATATTCCGACTTGA